A region from the Colius striatus isolate bColStr4 chromosome 12, bColStr4.1.hap1, whole genome shotgun sequence genome encodes:
- the MRPL44 gene encoding large ribosomal subunit protein mL44: MAARLLRGAARLLPAVGAGAGAGRAALGTAQPVEKKRWLRAYLEQQRLLAPPQRRSEKPNWDYHAEIQAFSHRLHENFSLDLLKTAFVNSCYIESEEARRRELGLDKETVPLNLQDNSKLAEQGVSFSRSYLTQCFAGAYPDLPAKGVQALVDFLTGQELVSYVARNLSVQDLTLCKEFPVPPDVLHRTFFAVIGALLGSSGPEQTGIFVRDFFIPELIGKDLFEIWEVVNPMGLLMEELTKRNISPPEPRITKQLGVSTVLPLYFVGLFCDKKMIAEGPGETLLAAEEEAARVALRKLYGYTENRRPWDYSKPKQELAAQKAISSN, encoded by the exons ATGGCCGCACGGCTGCtgcggggcgcggcgcggctgCTGCCCGCGgtcggggccggggccggggccgggcgggcagCGCTCGGCACCGCGCAGCCCGTCGAGAAGAAGCGGTGGCTCCGCGCCTACTTGGAGCAGCAGCGGCTGCTCGCGCCCCCGCAGCGGCG CTCGGAGAAGCCCAACTGGGATTACCATGCAGAGATACAAGCTTTCAGCCACCGGCTGCATGAAAACTTTTCCTTGGATCTCCTCAAGACTGCGTTCGTTAACTCCTGTTACATCGAAAGCGAGGAGGCGAGGCGCCgagagctggggctggacaAAGAAACTGTTCCTCTTAACCTACAAGACAACAGTAAACTCGCTGAGCAGGGAGTGTCCTTCTCCCGCTCTTACCTGACGCAGTGCTTTGCAGGTGCCTACCCAGATTTACCTGCTAAGGGGGTGCAGGCACTTGTTGATTTTCTCACCGGTCAGGAACTTGTTTCTTACGTGGCTCGAAACCTGTCTGTACAGGACCTGACACTTTGCAAAGAGTTTCCCGTCCCTCCAGACGTGCTACACAGGACCTTCTTTGCTGTGATAGGAGCGTTGCTCGGGAGCAGTGGGCCCGAGCAAACGGGCATCTTTGTCAGG gatttttttattcccgaactgattggaaaagacctgtttGAGATCTGGGAAGTTGTCAATCCTATGGGCTTACTGATGGAAGAACTGACCAAGAGGAATATCTCTCCTCCAGAACCCAGAATTACCAAGCAGCTGGGAGTCAGCACGGTTCTGCCACTGTACTTTGTCGGGTTGTTCTG TGATAAGAAGATGATAGCTGAAGGTCCTGGTGAAACACTGCttgctgcagaggaggaagcTGCACGCGTGGCGCTGCGGAAGCTCTACGGGTACACAGAGAACAGGAGGCCTTGGGATTActcaaaacccaaacaagaaTTGGCAGCTCAGAAAGCCATCAGCAGTAACTAG